One part of the Ralstonia pickettii genome encodes these proteins:
- a CDS encoding ABC transporter substrate-binding protein has protein sequence MSSIPNSRRRWLCQTAALLAASGAVARGAHGQWLARQAPELPSYYPRDYGAMIDAARREGRVTVYSTTDFSAAYPLIRAFETRYPGITVDYREQNSDDIYRRFLAEFAAKSPGADVVWSSAMPEQFKLVNDGHALPYASPERPYLPSWAIWKNEAYGTSYEPVVFVYNTRQLPPELIPSTHADFARILNSHRDLLRGRVASYDIEHSGSAFLFAAEDARTTPVFWDVAKALGGVNVNLYITTAAMLERVASGESLLAYDVIGSYAARYADRNPALAIKMPTDYTLVATRVAFIARRAARPNAARLWLDFMLSRDGQSVMADRAFLFSLRQDVETGLTAKRLLAELGNTHRPIPVGPGLLAHQDQLRRADFLKRWHAALGR, from the coding sequence ATGTCGTCCATCCCCAATTCCCGTCGCCGCTGGCTTTGTCAGACCGCCGCATTGCTGGCTGCAAGCGGCGCCGTCGCGCGCGGGGCGCACGGGCAATGGCTGGCCCGCCAAGCCCCGGAGCTGCCGTCGTACTACCCGCGCGATTACGGTGCGATGATCGACGCCGCGCGTCGCGAAGGCCGCGTCACTGTGTATTCCACGACGGATTTCTCTGCCGCCTACCCGCTGATCCGCGCCTTCGAAACGCGCTACCCCGGCATCACCGTCGACTACCGCGAGCAGAACAGTGACGATATCTACCGCCGCTTCCTCGCAGAATTCGCCGCCAAGTCGCCGGGCGCCGATGTGGTCTGGAGCTCGGCCATGCCCGAACAGTTCAAGCTCGTGAACGACGGCCACGCACTTCCTTACGCATCGCCCGAGCGGCCTTACCTGCCATCATGGGCGATCTGGAAGAACGAGGCGTACGGCACGAGCTACGAGCCGGTCGTCTTTGTCTACAACACGCGGCAGCTGCCGCCGGAGTTGATTCCATCCACCCACGCCGACTTCGCTCGCATTCTGAATAGCCATCGTGACTTGCTGCGCGGTCGGGTCGCCTCCTACGACATCGAACACTCCGGCTCCGCCTTCCTGTTCGCCGCCGAAGATGCGCGCACAACGCCGGTGTTCTGGGATGTTGCCAAGGCATTGGGTGGCGTCAACGTCAACCTGTACATCACCACGGCCGCGATGCTGGAGCGCGTCGCCTCCGGCGAAAGCCTGCTCGCGTACGACGTGATCGGATCCTATGCCGCGCGTTACGCCGATCGCAATCCGGCGCTCGCCATCAAGATGCCGACCGACTACACGCTGGTCGCGACGCGCGTCGCCTTTATTGCGCGGCGCGCTGCCCGCCCGAACGCCGCGCGCCTCTGGCTCGACTTCATGCTCTCCCGCGATGGCCAGAGCGTGATGGCGGACCGTGCGTTCTTGTTTTCGCTGCGCCAGGACGTTGAGACCGGGCTCACCGCCAAGCGCCTGCTCGCCGAACTGGGAAACACGCATCGGCCCATTCCCGTTGGCCCGGGTTTACTCGCCCATCAAGATCAGCTCCGCCGTGCCGATTTCCTAAAGCGATGGCACGCCGCACTCGGCCGATAA
- a CDS encoding response regulator, translating to MRILLVEDEEELAAWLARALAQSGFVIERAADGVIAEAFLGSGEFDAVVLDLRLPRKDGFAVLADMRARDDRTPVLILTAQGALDERVRGLNAGADDFLTKPFALSELEARLMALIRRSRGRAFPRLRCGPLEFDTGRKAFLLSGEPLALTPREHAALSALLHKTGQPISKVHLFDKVFNLDSDSSPDAVEVVVHRLRKKLAGTGVQIVTVRGLGYLLEAGDGEAPAAGNSSA from the coding sequence ATGCGGATTTTGCTGGTGGAGGATGAGGAAGAATTGGCCGCATGGCTGGCGCGCGCGCTGGCGCAAAGCGGCTTCGTGATCGAGCGCGCCGCTGATGGCGTCATCGCCGAAGCCTTCCTGGGCTCCGGAGAATTTGACGCAGTGGTGCTGGACCTGCGCTTGCCGCGCAAGGATGGCTTTGCCGTGCTGGCCGACATGCGCGCGCGCGACGATCGCACGCCGGTATTGATCCTCACCGCGCAGGGCGCACTGGATGAACGCGTGCGCGGGCTCAATGCCGGCGCGGACGATTTCCTCACCAAGCCGTTCGCGTTGTCCGAGCTGGAAGCGCGCTTGATGGCGCTCATCCGCCGCAGCCGCGGCCGGGCGTTTCCGCGTCTGCGTTGCGGGCCCCTGGAGTTCGACACCGGACGCAAGGCATTCCTGCTGTCGGGCGAGCCGCTGGCGCTCACGCCGCGTGAGCACGCCGCGCTGTCCGCACTGCTGCACAAGACCGGCCAGCCGATCAGCAAGGTGCATTTGTTCGACAAGGTCTTCAACCTGGACAGCGATTCGAGCCCCGACGCGGTGGAGGTGGTCGTGCACCGCCTGCGCAAGAAGCTGGCGGGCACGGGCGTGCAGATCGTCACAGTACGGGGGCTGGGTTACCTGCTCGAAGCCGGCGATGGTGAAGCGCCCGCCGCCGGCAACAGCAGCGCATGA